A single region of the Lycium barbarum isolate Lr01 chromosome 2, ASM1917538v2, whole genome shotgun sequence genome encodes:
- the LOC132626964 gene encoding 22.7 kDa class IV heat shock protein-like, translating to MRFSKLTLIIISLVCMLQVATISEGSSLLPLILDQMASTPSSLLGESTFLDPFRVLEQIPFGLESREETLSVAKVDWKETPEGHVITIDVPGLKKEEIKIEIEENRVLRVSGERKKEEEIKKSDDHWHCVERSYGKFWRQFRLPENADVDTLKAKLENGVLTISFAKLSPDRIKGPKVVAIDTKEEGKDTPASVKEEL from the coding sequence ATGAGGTTCAGCAAATTGACATTGATTATCATTTCACTTGTCTGCATGTTGCAGGTGGCAACAATATCAGAAGGATCATCACTTTTACCATTAATCTTGGACCAAATGGCAAGTACTCCGAGCAGTCTACTAGGTGAAAGTACATTTCTTGATCCATTCAGAGTGTTAGAACAAATACCTTTTGGACTAGAAAGCAGAGAGGAGACTCTATCAGTTGCAAAAGTGGACTGGAAAGAGACACCAGAAGGGCACGTGATAACAATAGATGTACCAGGATTGAAGAAAGAGGAGATAAAAATAGAGATTGAAGAGAATAGGGTGTTGAGAGTGAGTGGAGAGAGGAAAAAAGAGGAGGAGATAAAGAAAAGTGATGATCATTGGCATTGTGTTGAAAGGAGTTATGGAAAGTTCTGGAGGCAGTTTCGTTTGCCGGAAAATGCTGATGTTGATACATTGAAAGCGAAGCTTGAGAATGGGGTGCTAACTATTTCTTTTGCTAAGTTGTCTCCTGATAGAATTAAGGGTCCTAAAGTTGTTGCTATTGATACCAAAGAAGAGGGAAAAGACACGCCTGCTTCCGTTAAAGAAGAGCTCTAA